In a genomic window of Borrelia maritima:
- a CDS encoding response regulator, producing MKKRILVIDDNRAIRQSVAYILEQNGFGVSEAKDGLEGVLKFKEAVGQGDKDFDLVITDINMPNLDGIGVIKQIREFGSFVPILVLTTESEQSKVDEGRKAGATGWLVKPFNPEALMKTISKIF from the coding sequence ATGAAAAAAAGAATTTTGGTTATTGATGATAATAGGGCAATAAGGCAAAGCGTTGCTTATATTTTAGAGCAAAACGGTTTTGGAGTCTCAGAAGCAAAAGATGGTTTAGAGGGGGTTTTAAAGTTTAAAGAAGCAGTTGGGCAAGGGGATAAAGATTTTGATCTTGTTATTACAGATATCAACATGCCCAATTTAGATGGAATTGGTGTTATAAAGCAGATAAGAGAATTTGGGAGCTTTGTTCCTATACTTGTTCTTACCACTGAATCTGAGCAATCTAAGGTTGATGAAGGGCGTAAAGCGGGTGCTACTGGTTGGCTTGTTAAGCCTTTTAATCCGGAAGCTTTAATGAAAACAATCTCAAAGATATTTTAA
- a CDS encoding ATP-binding cassette domain-containing protein: MAIEAVNVKFSYKKKEVYADLNLNIETPQVYLLLGKNGVGKTTLLKLLSGLLEPLKGKVLFNSLATFPRDPLSLVNLFFVPEEFSLPRLSLSKYSKALSRFYPNFNKADFEKYLLDFNLDISLDLSSASFGQKKKSIIAFSLATNVSCLLFDEPTNSLDIVSKNVFRNVFSNLNDRIIFITGHNVRDLAGVVDYLIIVGEKSILFSNSVSYINKNYKIKIISELNGNELYYEKNKDGFKALYFESSNGAEVVDIEFFFLYVTENKKER; this comes from the coding sequence ATGGCTATTGAGGCTGTTAATGTAAAATTTTCCTATAAGAAAAAAGAAGTTTACGCAGATTTAAATTTAAACATTGAGACCCCTCAAGTCTATTTGCTTCTTGGTAAAAATGGAGTTGGAAAAACAACTTTGCTTAAACTTTTAAGTGGACTTTTGGAGCCACTAAAGGGGAAAGTTTTATTTAATTCTTTAGCGACTTTCCCAAGAGATCCCTTGAGTTTGGTAAATTTATTCTTTGTTCCTGAAGAATTTTCACTTCCCAGATTGTCTTTATCTAAATATAGCAAGGCTTTATCTAGATTTTATCCAAATTTTAATAAGGCAGATTTTGAAAAATATTTATTAGATTTTAATCTTGATATTTCTCTTGATCTGTCTTCAGCTTCTTTTGGACAAAAGAAAAAAAGTATTATTGCATTTTCTCTAGCTACAAATGTTTCTTGTTTGTTGTTTGATGAGCCAACAAATAGTCTTGATATTGTTTCAAAAAATGTTTTTAGAAATGTATTTTCTAATTTAAATGATAGAATCATTTTTATTACAGGTCACAATGTAAGGGATTTGGCAGGGGTTGTAGATTATTTAATTATTGTTGGGGAAAAGTCAATTCTTTTTTCCAATTCAGTATCTTATATTAATAAAAATTATAAAATTAAAATTATCAGCGAACTGAATGGAAATGAATTGTATTATGAAAAAAATAAAGATGGGTTTAAGGCGCTTTATTTTGAGAGCAGTAATGGAGCTGAAGTTGTTGATATTGAGTTTTTCTTTTTATATGTTACTGAAAATAAAAAGGAGAGGTAA
- the pyrH gene encoding UMP kinase, whose amino-acid sequence MLEIISLGGGVINSNQINIEFIKKFKNFVFKWLLENEKRKIILIVGGGKVAREYQDAYKKINPDFKVCELDEIGIMSTKLNAEFLCKVMSPFCKDKIVTNPLKNFSFKGRILIASGWKSGFSTDYIAVKFAEKFNKKDIINITNVSQVYDKDPKKFKNATAFKKLNWKQLQDIVGQKWNPGLNLPFDPIATKLSSKLGLTLYIVNGNNIGNLEKVFNKNNDFFGTVIVK is encoded by the coding sequence ATGCTTGAAATAATAAGTCTTGGGGGAGGAGTAATAAATTCAAATCAAATCAACATAGAATTCATTAAAAAATTTAAAAACTTTGTTTTTAAATGGTTGCTGGAAAATGAAAAAAGAAAAATTATTTTAATAGTTGGTGGCGGAAAAGTTGCAAGAGAATACCAAGACGCATATAAAAAAATCAACCCTGATTTCAAAGTTTGCGAGCTTGATGAGATTGGAATAATGTCAACAAAGTTAAACGCAGAATTTCTATGTAAAGTAATGAGTCCCTTTTGTAAAGACAAAATTGTAACCAATCCTTTAAAAAATTTTTCTTTTAAAGGAAGAATACTAATTGCTTCTGGCTGGAAATCGGGATTTTCAACAGATTACATTGCTGTAAAATTTGCAGAAAAATTTAACAAAAAAGATATTATAAATATAACAAACGTAAGTCAAGTCTATGATAAAGATCCAAAAAAATTTAAAAACGCAACAGCTTTTAAAAAATTAAATTGGAAACAATTACAAGACATTGTGGGCCAAAAGTGGAATCCAGGCTTAAATTTGCCTTTTGACCCAATAGCAACAAAGCTTTCTTCAAAACTTGGACTTACTCTTTACATAGTGAATGGAAATAATATTGGAAACCTAGAAAAAGTTTTTAACAAAAATAATGATTTTTTTGGCACTGTTATAGTAAAATAA
- a CDS encoding BAPKO_0422 family outer member beta-barrel protein: MLSKSKIIRLLIIITLFFNVENIYTNEKFKNSTTGQKTYSLNPKTKIKFGLIMPYPTAIEFSINNFDIGIGVTILSVSEFFPKSPAVLLFKTYFDYIFLNLRIKNSNFIFFLGSGLFFEIGKITNSKLTHVFSGITYKIGVGLPLGIIYEAYYDIIEIIIKTTPSIFIGQLPNGNLIFPIKGNFSIGIKSSLKI, encoded by the coding sequence ATGCTAAGTAAAAGCAAAATAATCAGATTATTAATAATTATTACATTGTTTTTCAATGTTGAAAATATTTACACAAACGAAAAATTCAAAAACAGTACAACTGGGCAAAAAACATATAGCCTAAACCCAAAAACCAAAATAAAATTTGGCCTCATTATGCCTTATCCTACTGCAATAGAATTTAGCATTAACAACTTTGATATTGGAATAGGAGTAACGATATTAAGTGTCTCCGAATTCTTCCCAAAATCACCAGCAGTATTGCTATTTAAAACATATTTTGACTATATATTTTTAAATTTAAGAATTAAAAATTCAAATTTTATCTTTTTCTTAGGATCTGGACTATTTTTTGAAATAGGCAAAATTACAAATTCAAAGTTAACACATGTTTTTTCTGGGATTACTTACAAAATTGGAGTGGGTTTGCCATTAGGAATAATATATGAAGCTTATTATGACATTATTGAAATTATAATAAAAACAACACCATCAATTTTTATTGGTCAATTACCCAATGGAAATTTAATATTCCCAATAAAAGGCAACTTCTCTATTGGAATAAAAAGCTCTCTTAAAATCTAG
- a CDS encoding chemotaxis protein CheA produces MDSSDVIDKFKNSFKEESIENISDIEQALLNLEVSSDQDIINSIFRNLHTIKGSSGMFGFNFTASLVHEIETVLDVVKDGRATFNQSAIDTTLMAVDFIRELIEGDEAISEIDFNKRKQFLVNEIKKVLETSNINGAFQETLENDFSKSDNVSVLEELIKVNPDNKFDDEALRSEFKSYKILFSPAKGILFHGHKPINLLSKLIDLGSGYVRAKVDNIPDLELISPDNVYVDWEIRLDTEESRESIEDIFVFLDSQSKIDIQELYERFEANKGNTLKPKNSNLFHLDKYTKDSTNFSFKKSEFVGKSFFNGDKNRSNVQDDTARSKVNIASIKVDSKKLDHLVNLVGELVTIQSKLSKEAENRSSNILNSISAEFSLLINELRDYTTGLRTVPIEILFVKFQRIVKDLSNSLGKSIVYRAYGGDTVLDKSIIEKLNEPLVHLIRNSIDHGIESSQEREMLGKDPKGIIKLSACQSGDSVIVSIEDDGRGLDRNKILKKAIERNIISDSVAKTLSDVDVYNLIFEPGFSTASFVTDISGRGVGMDVVKKQVESLRGNVVLESEFGKYTRTKLIFPLTLAIIEGWLVRVKDEHFIVPLSNVESCLESNNLISQMDGIESKSNVMNYRGSMISFIRLREFFQVSSEKSLSEQVVVVNTNSGRMGIVVDEVLGQHQTVIKALGKIYSRVEGVSGATILGDGSLALVIDIDAITKLIR; encoded by the coding sequence ATGGATAGTAGCGATGTTATTGATAAATTTAAGAATTCCTTTAAGGAAGAATCAATAGAAAATATTTCAGATATTGAACAGGCACTTCTTAATCTTGAGGTAAGCTCAGATCAAGACATTATTAATTCTATTTTTAGGAATTTACATACCATAAAGGGAAGTTCTGGTATGTTTGGTTTTAATTTTACAGCATCGCTTGTTCATGAAATAGAAACAGTTCTTGATGTTGTAAAAGATGGTAGGGCTACTTTTAATCAGTCCGCTATTGATACTACCTTAATGGCAGTTGATTTTATTAGAGAACTTATTGAAGGCGATGAGGCAATTTCTGAGATTGACTTTAATAAGCGTAAGCAGTTTTTAGTAAACGAAATTAAAAAAGTTCTTGAGACTTCTAATATTAATGGAGCCTTTCAAGAAACTTTAGAAAATGACTTTTCAAAGTCTGATAACGTTTCTGTTTTAGAAGAGCTTATTAAAGTAAATCCAGACAATAAATTTGATGATGAGGCCTTAAGATCTGAATTTAAGAGTTACAAAATTCTTTTTTCTCCTGCTAAAGGCATTTTGTTTCATGGGCACAAGCCTATAAATTTATTAAGCAAGTTGATTGACTTGGGCAGTGGATATGTTAGAGCCAAAGTAGACAATATTCCTGATTTAGAGCTTATTTCTCCTGACAATGTTTATGTTGATTGGGAGATAAGGCTAGATACAGAAGAGAGTAGAGAGAGTATTGAAGATATTTTTGTATTTTTAGATTCTCAATCAAAAATTGATATTCAGGAATTGTATGAGCGTTTTGAAGCAAATAAAGGAAATACTTTAAAGCCCAAAAATTCTAATTTATTTCACTTGGACAAATATACTAAAGATTCTACTAATTTTTCATTTAAAAAATCGGAATTTGTTGGGAAATCCTTTTTCAATGGGGATAAAAATAGATCTAATGTTCAAGATGATACTGCTAGAAGCAAAGTTAATATTGCTAGTATTAAAGTGGATTCTAAAAAGCTTGACCATTTAGTAAATCTTGTTGGAGAACTTGTTACAATACAATCAAAACTTTCAAAAGAGGCTGAAAATAGGAGTAGCAATATTTTAAATTCAATATCAGCAGAATTTTCTTTACTTATTAATGAGCTTAGGGATTATACAACAGGGCTTAGAACGGTTCCTATTGAGATTTTGTTTGTAAAATTTCAAAGGATAGTAAAAGATTTATCTAATAGTCTTGGAAAGTCAATTGTTTATCGTGCTTATGGGGGCGATACTGTTCTTGATAAGAGCATTATTGAAAAGCTTAATGAACCTTTAGTTCATTTAATTCGCAATTCAATAGATCATGGAATTGAATCATCTCAAGAGAGAGAAATGTTAGGTAAAGATCCTAAGGGTATTATTAAGCTTTCAGCTTGTCAATCTGGAGATTCTGTTATTGTTAGTATTGAAGATGATGGGAGGGGGCTTGATAGGAATAAAATACTCAAAAAGGCTATAGAGCGCAATATAATTTCTGACTCAGTTGCTAAGACTTTGTCAGATGTTGATGTTTATAATCTGATCTTTGAGCCTGGATTTTCAACTGCAAGTTTCGTTACTGATATATCAGGGCGTGGGGTTGGTATGGATGTTGTTAAGAAACAGGTTGAATCTTTAAGAGGAAATGTTGTACTTGAAAGTGAGTTTGGCAAATATACTAGAACTAAATTAATTTTTCCATTGACCTTAGCTATTATTGAAGGTTGGCTTGTTAGAGTAAAAGATGAACACTTTATTGTTCCTCTTTCTAATGTTGAGTCTTGTTTAGAATCTAATAATTTAATTTCTCAAATGGATGGGATTGAGAGTAAAAGCAATGTAATGAATTATAGGGGCAGTATGATTAGTTTTATTCGTCTTAGAGAGTTTTTTCAGGTTTCTAGCGAGAAGAGTTTGAGTGAGCAAGTTGTTGTTGTAAACACAAATAGTGGAAGAATGGGCATTGTGGTTGACGAAGTTTTAGGCCAACATCAAACTGTTATAAAAGCTTTGGGCAAGATTTATTCTCGAGTAGAAGGGGTTTCTGGGGCTACTATACTTGGTGATGGAAGTTTGGCTTTAGTTATTGATATAGACGCAATAACTAAGCTTATTAGATAA
- a CDS encoding BB0569 family chemotaxis protein — translation MDNGNNGFFDANDYLTTLFDKLEAFDETSRHIYSNLSKLIPKLIEKISKDSKDLSFSIDLISNLDLDNDASLNNFIAKIIGALDDFVAYFNSSTNSLESQFSIIRSKVKDIEILEDVIERMKKSSLDMEIMSINTLTVAMRAGKAGGAFSYITSEIKVLTQSMIKQADQLTSKGREVKIGLDRAKNQVYESNTAENKILEEFRDNLMKKIDAFSDGIGSVIALYDDILKVLLEFKFKLVNSISYLQFQDRLTQSLQHLNIMYSNIDVFKFRDISEIQKLKILSVFTDTSKVIVKDVLEKLEKNYTAFEQFIDASLNSIQTINDLRSDNSLYIDIPKIIEQFSSILSDLLRRIDDVEKNNSNFLNLYYEQVKLIKSLELMFSNISAISARFQNINIASKIEVVKRLELKAMEGNISEMSKIIKEIDSNITKGIEFLDQIIFFLEKVVKDYDNRFYLEKNYFNKFKKLFMEIKNDILDIKNIAIDNILSYEVFSIEFMEIFEEMKLEVYNVRNLKNSLLDINNFLIDMESKINFNLNLELSKVGVQFVEIEDKEFINRIANRFTLFVHKKHLLSLIEEAKDIHSFDEGSVILF, via the coding sequence ATGGATAATGGTAATAATGGTTTTTTTGATGCCAATGACTATTTGACCACTTTGTTTGACAAGCTTGAAGCTTTTGATGAGACTTCAAGGCATATTTACTCAAATTTAAGTAAATTAATTCCTAAATTAATAGAAAAAATTTCTAAAGATTCTAAGGATTTATCTTTTAGTATTGACTTAATTTCTAATCTTGATCTTGATAATGATGCATCTTTGAATAATTTTATAGCTAAAATTATAGGAGCATTAGACGATTTTGTTGCTTACTTTAATTCTTCAACAAATTCTCTTGAATCTCAATTTAGCATAATAAGGAGCAAGGTTAAAGACATAGAAATACTTGAAGATGTTATTGAAAGGATGAAAAAAAGTTCTCTTGATATGGAAATAATGTCTATTAATACGTTAACAGTTGCTATGAGAGCTGGTAAAGCCGGTGGAGCTTTTTCTTATATTACTAGTGAAATTAAGGTTTTAACCCAATCTATGATTAAACAGGCAGATCAACTTACTAGTAAGGGTCGTGAGGTTAAAATTGGTTTAGATAGAGCTAAAAATCAAGTATATGAAAGCAATACGGCTGAAAATAAAATTCTTGAAGAATTTAGAGATAATTTAATGAAAAAAATAGATGCCTTTTCAGATGGAATAGGAAGCGTTATTGCTCTTTATGATGATATTTTAAAAGTTTTATTAGAATTTAAGTTTAAACTTGTAAATTCTATTTCTTATCTTCAGTTCCAAGACAGGCTAACTCAATCTTTGCAACATTTAAACATTATGTATTCTAATATTGATGTTTTTAAATTTAGAGATATAAGTGAGATTCAAAAATTAAAAATTTTATCAGTTTTTACTGATACATCAAAAGTTATAGTAAAAGATGTTCTTGAAAAACTTGAAAAAAATTATACTGCTTTTGAGCAATTTATTGATGCTTCTCTTAATTCTATTCAAACTATTAATGATTTAAGGTCTGATAATTCCTTATACATAGATATTCCTAAAATAATAGAACAATTTTCTAGTATTTTGTCTGATCTGCTTAGAAGAATTGATGATGTTGAGAAGAACAATTCTAATTTTTTGAATTTATATTATGAACAGGTTAAGCTTATAAAATCATTAGAGTTAATGTTTTCAAATATTTCAGCTATTTCTGCTAGGTTTCAAAATATTAATATAGCGTCAAAGATAGAAGTTGTCAAAAGATTGGAACTTAAAGCCATGGAAGGTAATATTTCAGAAATGTCTAAAATTATCAAAGAAATTGATTCTAATATTACCAAGGGAATAGAATTTTTAGATCAAATAATATTTTTTCTTGAAAAAGTTGTCAAGGATTATGATAATAGATTTTATCTTGAAAAAAATTATTTTAATAAATTTAAAAAATTATTTATGGAAATTAAAAATGATATTCTTGATATTAAGAACATAGCTATTGATAATATTTTGTCTTATGAAGTTTTTTCAATTGAATTTATGGAAATATTTGAAGAAATGAAACTAGAAGTCTACAATGTTAGAAATCTAAAAAATTCTCTTTTGGATATAAACAACTTTTTAATCGACATGGAAAGCAAAATAAATTTTAATCTTAATTTGGAATTATCTAAAGTTGGAGTTCAATTTGTTGAAATTGAAGATAAAGAATTTATCAATAGAATTGCTAATCGATTTACATTGTTTGTTCATAAAAAACACTTACTATCTTTGATAGAGGAAGCTAAAGATATTCATTCCTTTGATGAAGGCAGTGTAATTTTGTTTTAA
- a CDS encoding STAS domain-containing protein → MIYRPEGELVINSIFKVKEDLLNIFKKMKEGDTLTIDLSNVEKIDITFIQILYASNKYAKNKNLFVKIEYPSDEVLSSLIYGGFLVDIEDVDSFDLGLNLVGF, encoded by the coding sequence ATGATTTATAGGCCGGAAGGAGAGCTTGTAATAAATAGTATTTTTAAAGTAAAAGAAGATTTGTTGAATATTTTTAAAAAGATGAAAGAAGGAGATACTCTTACTATTGACCTTTCAAATGTTGAAAAAATAGATATTACTTTTATACAAATTTTGTATGCATCTAATAAATATGCTAAGAATAAAAATTTATTTGTAAAAATTGAGTATCCATCCGATGAGGTTTTAAGTTCATTAATATATGGTGGGTTTTTGGTAGATATTGAAGATGTTGATAGCTTTGATTTGGGGCTTAATTTAGTTGGATTTTAG
- a CDS encoding chemotaxis protein CheW codes for MSTDSDMQDSLSQYLLFSLDELYAIEIKYVVEVLEYTKISKIPRTPNYMAGIINNRGKIVPIIDIRKQFGMSDRIVNEDDNKRNKGIDISNIIILTLVCDGDEFNLGILVDYVNEVLELDPFSIDDAPKIGSGFNSKFISGIGKSNDKFIIILDVENLFDVRELSKFRNTTIYDPEYQQQ; via the coding sequence ATGAGCACGGATTCAGATATGCAAGATTCTTTAAGTCAGTATCTTTTATTTAGTTTGGATGAACTTTATGCCATTGAGATTAAATATGTTGTTGAGGTTTTGGAATATACTAAGATATCAAAAATCCCAAGAACTCCTAATTATATGGCAGGAATAATAAATAATAGGGGTAAAATCGTTCCAATAATTGATATTCGAAAGCAATTTGGAATGAGTGATCGTATTGTTAATGAGGATGATAATAAGAGAAATAAGGGAATTGATATTTCAAATATTATTATATTGACTTTAGTTTGCGATGGGGATGAATTTAATCTTGGAATTTTAGTAGATTATGTTAATGAAGTTCTTGAATTAGATCCATTTAGTATTGATGATGCTCCTAAGATTGGATCAGGGTTTAATTCAAAATTTATTTCAGGAATTGGCAAGAGCAATGATAAGTTTATTATTATTTTAGATGTAGAAAATTTGTTTGACGTTAGAGAGCTTTCTAAGTTTAGAAATACAACAATATATGATCCTGAATATCAACAGCAATAG
- a CDS encoding CheB methylesterase domain-containing protein, with product MKILVIDIQGLIKQIFVRAFSKDDDVEILNAGFNSSNLINVFLQKFPDLVIIDENTARSNFGNALNNVLNNISLPVVFIAQNEMFPNFGCLEQSKEKVKLIINKLNFKLTVDLFRSKYLALIKLELKNLGKNKLISSFEVKRIPAPNFSINSKVELKKNSLDDLSVRKSYRVSDVINFAPKNDPDVVIKYQGLINKRKTGKIIVVGSSTGGTEALRIFLRSFKKDSPPIIIVQHMPGGFTRSFAKNLNNEFSIDIKEAEDGDILRPGLVIIANGSYHLIVKYSGGNYFVNLLDGPLVSRHKPSVNVLFRSAAMYAGSNAIGVILTGMGDDGAICMLEMKKNGAYTIAQDQETSVVFGMPMEAIKIGAIDKILPLNKIADHVLRRS from the coding sequence ATGAAGATATTAGTAATTGATATTCAAGGTCTTATAAAGCAGATTTTTGTTAGAGCTTTTTCTAAAGATGATGATGTTGAGATATTGAATGCTGGTTTTAATTCTTCAAATCTAATTAATGTATTTTTACAAAAGTTTCCAGATTTGGTTATTATTGATGAGAATACTGCAAGATCTAATTTTGGGAATGCTTTGAACAATGTTCTTAATAATATATCTCTTCCAGTTGTATTTATTGCACAAAATGAAATGTTTCCAAATTTCGGATGTCTTGAGCAAAGTAAAGAAAAGGTTAAATTAATAATAAATAAGCTTAATTTTAAGCTTACAGTTGATTTATTCCGTAGCAAGTATTTAGCTTTAATAAAGCTGGAGTTAAAAAATTTAGGGAAAAATAAATTAATATCTTCTTTTGAAGTTAAAAGGATTCCTGCGCCTAATTTTTCCATTAATTCTAAAGTAGAGTTGAAAAAAAATAGTTTAGATGATTTAAGTGTAAGGAAAAGTTATAGAGTTTCTGATGTTATTAATTTTGCTCCCAAAAATGATCCCGATGTTGTTATTAAATATCAAGGCCTTATAAATAAGCGCAAAACTGGTAAAATTATTGTTGTAGGCTCTTCAACAGGCGGCACGGAGGCTTTAAGAATTTTTTTAAGGTCTTTTAAAAAAGATTCTCCTCCAATTATTATTGTTCAACATATGCCTGGAGGATTTACAAGATCTTTTGCAAAAAACTTAAACAATGAGTTTAGTATTGACATTAAAGAAGCTGAAGATGGAGACATTCTTCGTCCAGGTCTTGTAATAATTGCTAATGGGAGTTATCATTTGATTGTAAAATATAGCGGTGGAAATTATTTTGTAAATTTATTAGATGGACCTCTTGTTAGTAGACATAAGCCATCTGTAAATGTGCTTTTTAGGTCTGCTGCAATGTATGCGGGCTCTAATGCTATTGGAGTTATCCTTACAGGTATGGGAGATGATGGTGCTATTTGTATGCTTGAAATGAAAAAAAATGGTGCTTATACTATTGCCCAAGATCAAGAAACATCTGTTGTTTTTGGTATGCCAATGGAAGCTATAAAAATAGGAGCTATAGACAAAATTCTTCCTTTAAATAAAATAGCCGATCATGTTCTAAGGAGATCTTAG
- a CDS encoding glycosyltransferase family 2 protein gives MEDIVHKYKVSVIICFFNSAETLDTIIKDAVNQTLKDKEIILINDGSYDNSLEIAEKYASKYSFIKIFSQKNMGLFASRDRGLSEAQGEYVVYWDGDDSVESTMLEVLYNRAKADNSDIVCSQFYVYFLAINVKRKSLLPFPNYPLTGKEAFKNLLLTVYATFGRKNFVVGTLWDKLIRRELILKNNIRQQDVVFEDIIFVMQIFLKASRVSFVNNYFYTNFQRMGSMSSSISVLHKAKLSLNTIEALLKKEGIFNEYQHLYKRFFLQFYYFISFKQIYIISWNIADKLVYSAYKEKLISVLNEIKGFYEFKDCYEYARNFGFNEIQILPRIMLKIWNFSSRLYVNFSIFIYKLFIKN, from the coding sequence TTGGAGGATATTGTGCATAAGTATAAAGTTTCTGTTATTATTTGTTTTTTTAATTCGGCTGAGACTCTTGATACAATAATAAAGGACGCTGTTAATCAAACATTAAAAGATAAAGAAATTATATTAATTAATGATGGTTCTTATGATAATAGTTTAGAAATAGCAGAAAAGTATGCAAGTAAGTATAGCTTTATTAAGATTTTTAGTCAAAAAAATATGGGGCTTTTTGCTTCTAGAGACAGGGGGCTTTCTGAGGCTCAAGGCGAGTATGTTGTTTATTGGGATGGTGATGATTCCGTTGAGAGCACTATGCTTGAAGTTTTATATAATAGGGCAAAGGCAGATAATTCTGATATTGTTTGTTCCCAATTTTATGTTTATTTTCTTGCAATAAATGTAAAAAGAAAATCTCTACTTCCTTTTCCTAATTATCCATTAACAGGTAAAGAGGCTTTTAAAAATTTACTTTTAACTGTTTATGCAACTTTTGGAAGGAAAAATTTTGTTGTTGGAACTTTATGGGATAAATTGATTAGACGAGAATTAATTTTGAAAAATAATATTCGCCAGCAAGATGTAGTGTTTGAAGATATAATTTTTGTTATGCAAATTTTTTTAAAAGCCTCTAGAGTTTCTTTTGTAAATAATTATTTTTATACTAATTTCCAAAGAATGGGAAGCATGAGTTCTTCTATTAGCGTTTTACATAAAGCTAAATTATCTCTTAACACAATAGAAGCTTTATTGAAAAAAGAGGGTATTTTTAACGAATATCAACATTTGTATAAAAGATTTTTCTTGCAATTTTATTATTTTATTTCTTTTAAGCAAATTTATATTATTAGTTGGAATATTGCTGATAAGCTTGTTTATAGTGCTTACAAAGAAAAGCTTATCTCTGTTCTTAATGAAATTAAAGGATTTTATGAATTTAAAGATTGTTATGAATATGCAAGGAATTTTGGATTTAACGAAATTCAAATTTTGCCTAGGATTATGCTAAAAATTTGGAATTTTAGCTCAAGGCTTTATGTAAATTTTTCTATATTTATTTATAAGTTATTTATAAAAAATTGA